The Trichomycterus rosablanca isolate fTriRos1 chromosome 13, fTriRos1.hap1, whole genome shotgun sequence sequence atcactggccctagatTTGTTGGGATTACAGTATTTGGTCAACACTACATGACTAAAAGCATGTAAACATCCAGTGTATCAGTAATGGTTTGTGTCCTCAGACTTAAATGAccgtttgtgaggtcaggcactgattgtAGACCAAAAGACCTGGCAGGTAACTGAAGTTCCTATAACTGGAGATGGTTTCTCCCATCAGCACCCAGTGTTTTGTTTGTGATGGTATGTCctggtgtgtatgtatgtgtttatacaCGCAGAAACACGACTGAGAACTTGACTGTCGTTTATAATGCTGAGGATTTTAAAACCAGTGAGGAATTTATACACAACACAGATCAGAATGTCGTCCGATCAGGTAAATAAATACGATTTCAGCACAACTAATACTCTTAATAGTTAAACAGCCTCATGGGCAGTGATGTTTATCAAAACGTATCTGACAGCcgcttttattgtgtttaatctGTGAGTTTGTTCTATTTTAGGGCGGATTTTAACCTTCTGTTTTTGTTGTTAACCAACCTGCGTGAATCTGACCAGCCGTGATTTGACAACTGACGGTCACAACTAATCAGGGAATCGATTCCATGAAGACTCGGTTCCCTGACTCCATACGTTCGTTTTTTTAGTATAAACATTTAGAATCGTTTAAACACAGAGGCGATTCAGTTGTTGCTGTTTGACACGTATGTTTCCTTTTACGTAAGAAATACCAAAACAGCAGTTCTTTTATAATGTATTTGTGAAACAGTGTATTACGAGCCTTACGTCGCCTCTGAGAGTCAACTCGTAAAAATGAGTCGATTCTTGGTATTCACGATACAGGAATCAGGAGTCGACTCTACAGACAAAACAGTGATGTCGTTGTCGCTGTCTAAAAATCATATTACCTTCCTGCGTGAGGTAATaagattttataatttaatgtacattACCTTAAGGGTCTATTCTCACTAATGAATCCCTTAACGTATAAATAAAGAAGAATCAATTATCCGAGTCCATGCTTTGCTAAATGAGTCGACTTCAAAGTTGAGTCGATTCCAAACAGTAGGCGATTCCATAAATCTCTTCGaatttatacatattttatcattttactaGGAATATAACTAACAACGACAAACTCAAACTAATGCCTAAAGCCGAAATGTGACTACTAAACTATAAAACTAGGCCTGGGATTCAATTTGATTTCGTTAACTGTATATAAGAGTCGAATTCATCTTTTGGAGTCGATTCCTTGCAGTACGAGATTacgttgtctgtctgtctcgtCTGTTTTTAGAATCAGCAGTAAtgtgctataaatgtaaataaaataataagacaATAATGTGATCATCTGATGAAAATCCATGTTTAAAAATCAATTTTTCAAAAAGAGTTGACTCTTTAatgtcatgagtcgagtcaatACAGCCACGAGTCGATTCCCCAAACAGTGGGTGATGCCACAGTAGCACTGTCGAAACAACCTGCTTCAACTCTTCACATCGTAATCGTTATTAGTCTAATAGAAATGGCATTAAGAAAACGCTATTTAAAGCAGAAGCACGTACTggaaaaccatgcagacatggggagaacatactcAAGTTCTCAGATGCCCACACTGCCTGCTGTTCCACTCTATGTTGAGTCATTACTTAAACTAATGGAAAATCTGAAAGCACAAAATgttcaaacattttaatgtatttttttggcCTTGTGAAAGCTTGGCGAGCTTGGTAAAGGTGCAGggaaaggaggaggaggaggaggctcGGTCAGGGAGGCCGGAGGGGCGTTTGGAAAGAGGCAGGTAGCCGAGGAGGAGATGTACTTCAAGTGAGTGTACACCAAACTGATCTTGACCAATCTTCCCCTCAAACATGTTAAAGTAGTCTagcataattatataattataatgctGACTCGTTTTATCCTCTTTTCTATGTTCAGAAAGAAACAGCAGGAACAGCTGGCCGCTCTGAGACAGCATCATAAGGAGGAGATTGAACACCACCAGAAAGAAGTTGAGCGTCTGCAGCAGGAGATCAGCCGTCATGAGGGCAAAATCCGTCAACTTACCAAGCACGACTGAGTCTTGAAGATCTTTCCAGCTTGGAGATACTTTTTTGAACTTGATGGCATTTACAAAGTTTGAATAGTAGATGGTGTTTAAActtaataaaacatgaacataCAGTATTATATTGGTATGTCTATGCTTTTTATTCCCTTAAAAAAATAAGGAATTAGTTTTGGCTGGCAGTAGAGACACAATGACATGCTCATTTGCTTCTTTAATTTACTCAACTTTAGTACACTAGGCACCAGGCCAACACACTGACCCACTCGTAGCACCTGAAGGCAATTTTGAGTAGATGATTCATCtcctggcatgtttttggaaggtgaaAGAATTTCAACTCTACTGCTGACTGCTCAGACAGTAAATTAATGGGTTTAACCCAGATCCCCAAGACCCTGTAACTTAACTCTTAACTATTTAACTCTTAAAGCTCTGACATGATGTCTTTTAATATTTTGGGggcaaaaaaacatttattatttgttagttATTAGACAGTAAGTCTTATATCAGGGGTTCTTGGGGATGATGGAATCATTTTCTCTTGGTTTCTTTGCTGAGAGACAATAACACAGAGACACACGGCCAGAGTACCAAAATCTTCTGACTTTATTTGAGACTAACAAGAATAAATAGCTAAAAAAATGGGGTGTTGGCAGAGAGTAAAAGCTGACAGCTGTTGTACaaaggtgtgaatactttctggatGGGGATGTAACAGAATGATCAATGACAATAGGAAGTTTCAGAGtgcaaacacatacatacaccaatcagccttagcattaaaaccacctccttgtttctacactcactgtccatgttatcagctccacttaccatatagaagcactttgtagttccacaattactgactgtagtccatctatttctatttctctacatactgttttaacctgttcttcaatggtcaggacccaaacaggacccccacagagcaggtattatttaggtggtggatgattctcagcactgcagtgacactgacatggtggtggtgtgttagtgtgtgttgtgctggtatgagtggataagacacagcagcgctgctggagtttttaaacccctcactgtcactgctggactgagaatagtccaccaaccaaaaaactatccagccaacagcgccccgtgggcagcgtcctgtgaccactgatgaaggtctagaagatgaccgacttaaacagcagcaatagatgagcgatcgtctctgactttacatctacaaggtggaccgactaggtaggagcgtctaatagagtggacagtgagtggacacggtatttaaaaactccagcagcgctgctgtgtctgatccactcatccactacccaaataatacctgctctgtggtggtcctgtgggggtcctgaccactgaagaacagggtgaaaggttaaaaaagtatgtagagaaacagaaacagatggactacagtcagtaattgtagagctacaaagtgcttttatatggtaagtggagctgataaactggacagtgagtgtagaaacaaggaggttaatgttatggctgatcagtgtaataaaAGACATAGCTTTTATTGCCTGTTGGtaatatttactgtatttaaataataaacaatatcaGATATACAGTACGACATTACCGCATGAAGCGTCCCGATATTTTTTGTGACGTCCAAGAAAATTCTTCGTATTCTGCGCACGCGCACTTAAGGCTTCACGTCAAATTTACTAGCGTCAACTATTTACGCTACACCAATCGTCATTTCCGTTTGTACTGAATCCCCGCCCACGCCCCTGCCTTTTACCGCGGGTCAACccgtctgtctttcttttcccACATCATGGCGGACCGGTTCCATAAGGTGCGTGACTGCGTGCTGtcaaaaatgtctaaaatagtGCAGTTCGGGCTGTTTTACCTTCAAGTTAGGAGtttatttgcttaaaataaagtCCAGCGCGTCTCCAGTGTAGCGAGGTGGTGTTATTGGGGGTAAATATGTTATAAAACAAGGGTGTACTTTGCGCATCCGTAGAGGAGCGTTATTAGCATGATGCTAACTAGTCGGCAGCGGTTGTGTGAGGTTGAATGTAGGTTTTTATCTTAACCGTTGGTTC is a genomic window containing:
- the LOC134325190 gene encoding ATPase inhibitor B, mitochondrial-like, producing the protein MLRILKPVRNLYTTQIRMSSDQLGELGKGAGKGGGGGGSVREAGGAFGKRQVAEEEMYFKKKQQEQLAALRQHHKEEIEHHQKEVERLQQEISRHEGKIRQLTKHD